The following proteins are co-located in the Gossypium hirsutum isolate 1008001.06 chromosome A02, Gossypium_hirsutum_v2.1, whole genome shotgun sequence genome:
- the LOC107952642 gene encoding uncharacterized protein, giving the protein MGACSRLTCQVPTAFAVEALAVIHGLRFAFELGFQSVILEGDSRLVIHKLGTSLEDFSEISALIWEVKEFSKLFEVCRCICAARLGNMAAHAMAQYGLTRREDRFWVEETPLLVVAVTDEGRRLLDPP; this is encoded by the coding sequence ATGGGGGCTTGTAGTCGACTTACCTGTCAAGTACCTACTGCTTTCGCAGTGGAAGCTTTAGCTGTGATTCATGGCTTACGATTTGCTTTTGAGCTGGGTTTCCAGTCGGTTATTTTGGAAGGTGATTCAAGGTTGGTAATCCATAAACTAGGAACAAGTTTGGAGGATTTTTCTGAAATTAGTGCATTAATCTGGGAGGTGAAGGAATTTTCGAAGCTATTTGAGGTTTGTCGCTGCATCTGCGCCGCGAGATTGGGAAACATGGCTGCACATGCAATGGCTCAGTATGGTTTAACAAGGAGGGAGGATCGTTTTTGGGTAGAGGAGACACCACTGTTGGTTGTTGCTGTCACCGATGAAGGCAGAAGACTGCTTGACCCACCCTAG